The Pungitius pungitius chromosome 13, fPunPun2.1, whole genome shotgun sequence genome includes the window GCATTGAGAGTTTGTAGTGGGGCCTTTAAAACAACATCTGTGCTGGCATTGCAGGTAGAAACGGGGGAAATGCCATTGGAGTTGAGAAGAATAGAGATAATGATGACTTATTGGGTCAGTTTACACAGACATCCAACAAAAAGTGTGATTCCGCCGTGCTGGGAACATGATGAAGGCAACAAAGAGCTTTGGTTGGGTGGctaaagcctggaacacaccaagccgatgCCGACGAAGTAGTGGCGACGAGAGCAGACTGCAGAATCGGCTCACGTCAGCAGCGTCGggcagcgtctgggtccaaagttgATCATGGGCTCGATCATGGGCTCCTTCAACATTCTTTagtctttagtctgaagatgtaaaggatctctgtggtcctgatgtcatcagagagctccttccaccatttaggagcaggacagcaaagagtcgtgatctagtcgagtgttttgctctcagtgagggaggaacaagcagcttgatgttgggatggagggtttgaccatgtcctggatggagactggaccccatccattcacagcatgctacttgagcaccaatgctttgaactggatgaggcagccactggtaaccagtgaagagagaagagtggagtagtgtgggacaACTTAGGAAGgatgaagaccagtcgagctgctgcaatCTGGATGAGctggagagagttacaatagtcacaATAGTTGCAatagagatgacaagagcctgaatcagtacctgcgctgccttctgagtgagaaggggtcgtattctcctgatgttggtgagcgtggacctacaggatcgtgttgttgctgtgatgttgggagtcagggagagcacgttcaagagttttggacagaaagggaagaagagataccggtctgtagttgttttcttcacaagggttgagggtgggtttcttcaggattGGGTTAACTCTTACCTCCCTCAGAGAGTAttggaaacagccagataacagagatGGGTTAATGAGACcgatgaggaaaggaagaaggtcaggagcgaCAACCTTCAAGTCATACATCAGGAGGAATTATGCATATTTatacaaatggatccaaacacCCTAACAGCGatagaacagcagcagcaggcgtaATCCCAGAGTTTCATTATGCATGTGGGAAAAGACACAGTGATGATTTATCAGTGTTTACATGTGAGTCATTGCATTACAGTGGATAGAGGACGTCAGGCCAGAGAGAGTGGGGATTGCTTCAGACTCATGGGCCGTGCTGACATGTTTGAAATGTTGATACCCAGGAAGCAGAGAGGATTTCCTTTATGAGATACTACAACTTATTCAGAATCCAGCAACAGCCGATGGTGGTTCATTGAAGAGTGGGAGAATTATTCAAAAGCTAAAGTGGTGATTAAGGGACAAATGAATGGGGAAAAGGGAGCAAAAGAACATCTGTTCATGAATAAAGCCTTGGTTGGGAGTgcaggaaaaacagaaaagaggagagggtTAAGGCAAGGCTGAATAGTTGCCCTATAGTTGTCATTAGGAAACATAATCATACAAAGTGTGAATTCTGGGAAGTTCTTTCTGAAATAGGAGTCAGCGagagaaattaaaagaaatattatTAATGTACAACTGAAAAGCTTTAGTGGTGAAAGTTGGACTGGAATGTTTAGTCAACAAGATTAATGAATATTATCTgagaattcattttctttttttgtttgttttgtgtatcAGAGATTTTCTCCGTAAAGGCCACACTCCAGGTTAGTGGGTGGCAGGAATGCACCATAAAgaccaaaaaagaagaagaagaagttctgAAGTTTCATGCTTACTCGATCCAGCGGGAATTAGAGCTCCAATCTTGACcttaaatatacacatacaatTTGGAAACTGGAGGGTTGGGGTTGCTCCAACTAAATCAGCTAAATGGGGAAAGCACTAAACATGTTGAATGTCTTGACTTTTTGTCTCGTTCTCTTCAGTTGTCCTCTAAACTGCTTGATGCATTTCAGTGAATACAGACTCAGAGAAGATGCCAACCCAGACAGGGCCATGCTGCTGGCCTTCGAACTGCTGCTGGCCAGGGTGGAATGTGACCACCTGCTGGAGATCTTGGAGAAGGATCAGCTGGAACCACAGGTaacgtttgtgtttttatgacaCAAGTTCAGTTTTACCAAAAGAATGCAATTCCAAAAGGAATCTCGTTGATCACTCATTTTGGGATATAGGGTAAAGTGTGGCTTTCATGTGCTGTAACCTTGCCCTGCAGGAATTTCTGAAGGTTCTCCAGGAGAGAATGGGGCCTTCAAAACCGGATGGACCTACTGAGAAGAAAGCAGGAAGGAGGGATAACGAAGAGGAGGACCAGAAAATGGAAGAGGTATATCGAaaagatgcagagcagagtggaGAAGCAGCTCCTTTCTCACATGTTTCACCAGAGGAGCACACTATTAAAAACTAATTGAACATTTTTACCAAATTGATCTCCGATTTGACCTGAGAAGGGAAACGCTGCTAGATACATTCTATATTCTTACAGTGGAAGAGGTTTTTAttagtcaacacacacacacacactaacagatGCACAACAGCAACCACACAGTAAGACAGACAACTTGGATTTTCTCAGACTTTCCGTTCCATTTTAGTATGATCAAGTCACAAGAAACAAGACAAATTTAGGTAACCATTGCAATCCTGATCAAAACGGCCTTTTGCTTCAAGATTGTTGTTCTATCTCTTTTCAAACTAGATTATCACAGTATGTGATTATGTAATAACAGAGGTCGACCAAAGGGGATTTCTAAAGGACAATATAATAATCCCACCTAGCAACTGTAACTTCTGGTTCATTTCCAGCGTAACCCAAGCAACCAAGACTTAGAAAGGGATATTTCAGGATAACTTGAGCTTTAGTTTAATTGAACTTTAGTGTTCATGATATGAAGTAAAACTTGTCTACACAACACATTTGCCCTCCAAATGCCCTGTGTTTGATATATTTTCAAGCAGGTTGGTTTGGTGTCATATACAGACATAAAAAGGTCTCATGGGGTCATGATCTACATCTAACAAGGAGTCAATTGTTCCAAATTGTTTTTACATCACGCATTTTCTAACAAAACGGTTCTTCAACAAACTAATCTGATAAACTTATTGTTTTGTCTGTTCAATCCAAAGACCTTTGTGATAAAAAGTCATCACAAGTTTTATTTCCTCATGGAACGGGGAGGACGCAGTGTGGTTTGCAGTCATACATCAAACTGCTGCAACTCGTCCCACACTTTGGTGTTAATGCACGTCAGCTTATAATCAAGGCACATGATGCACCCTGTACTGGACAATGCTTTGCTTTATTCCTCCAGGTGCCTCTGAATTTGGACTCCAGGCTTGCAGTGGAACCCCAGGCCGAGCCTCGAGGCTGCCCCCTCGTCGGCGTGGACCAGTCCATAATGGAGATGCAGATGACCTACCCTGACCTTGCCTTCAGGGGCcgtcctctgctaacagacaaACCGAAACGAACAAACCGCACCAGAAGAGACGttcccaccaccagcaccagtgACCCCAATGGTGACAGTAAAGGTCCTGAGGTTCCCAAAATAGAGCGTATCAAAGGCACCCATACAACTACACAGAGTAAAGACCACAGTAGAGCTGATGAAGTTGATGATGACCAATGCAGAGGCAGTGGTTGTAATATCTGCAACAGTGATGGAAGCAGAGAGGATGGGCAGCTCAGAGCTCTGCACATCACACTGAGAGCTGCGTCTGAAGCAGAGCAGACGCTGAAACACGGAGAGCCAACAGCAGAGACACCCGCCTGGACTCCAGCAGGtagcacactcacacaggtgTACACCTAGAATGGTGATCAAAACCACACATGCACATCTGTTTCAAATTTCTGTCCCCTGAATGAGAAGACCATTTATTAGAGTATTCCAGTATGAACTGGAAGGCAAAATGTCAGTCCATATATTATTATGTTGCAGGCTTGCTCTCTTTTGGGGAGAATAATCAACCTCTATGCActtatgtttcatttgttttatactTGCTGTCCTGTAATgtgtataaatattttttttacagacgtacaaaataagagaaaagaaaagtctcCAGCTCTCAGCTCAACGGACAGGGTGCAGCGCAAAACAGAGCGTGTGCAGGAcaccaaacaggaagtggagagaAAACAAGAGAACAACAGGGACGAGGGACACACACCTGGAGAGAGGAGTGGGGCAGGAGAGGAGACCGTGTTGATCGGGCCAGAACCAAGTCATGCTGCAAGTAGATCCCCCCAGTGTGACCCTGCAatggtggaggagcagaagcagcACACCGGGTGTCCCCACGTCCCCCCGGCCACCGGTACAGCAGGTAGCCAGAGCTTTGAGGGAGGGGACGGGGCCGAGCAGCAGGAATCAAAGGACACTgtgagagatgaggagcagctgACAAAGAGCTTTGTTATGGTGGAGCTCCACAAGAAATAACTGTCCCTCATTGCTGATTTACACGCATATGGACCATGTCCACAACAGAACCAACAGCGCCATGGTAGAGATTTAAAGATTGGAATGCAGTCCTGATGCTATATACACTAAGTGTAAGATCTGCCCTGCACGGTTACCAAAGAAACAGATACCAATAGAAACATGAATCAACTGGAATTAGCTGATATTCTATTAAGTGGAAGaggttattttttaaacatttttgtgtggAATATATTGTGTTAGAAATGCTAGTGGAAACCGTTGAGAGGCAAACCTCATACTCTACTAACGTAAAGCAGATTAGTGGAGGTTCGGTAAGAAAtacactttttgtaatttaACTTTAGCGGTTTCATTTGTCTTGAACAAGtagtgttttaaataaatgcttaatATTTGAAATCAAGCTTCACGAGTGGAAGTCTCTGTGGGTACACTGTGCTTTTTCTGAGACGTTTGCACctaaaaaagccaaaagctCACGGTTAGTTTCGTAAAATAATGAAgtttaaggtttattatttTGGATATATTTCAATATTACAATCTTAAATAAAACTTGtgcacacacaatatatattgcaTATATATCACTCAAGTAATTCAAGGCTCAAACATCTATCAATGTCCTGGGGCAATCGTTGCtatgactacagtgtgtgaacatTAGTGACAGATGGACAGGTGTCACTGACACGTCAACATAAGAAAACGCACAGGTCAGCTCCAAAAGGACACCAGGGCATCCTTGTATAGTTTCAGCACCATTGGGATGAAAGCATCGTGtccaatcatttttaatttgcttaaaagacaacATTTGTGTAGTAATGAAAACCAGTGCACTTGATGAAAAGGAACGTATTTGCTATGGTCCTGGCGGTGGTTATAATCAATGGTCCATCTTAATATCAACTCTACATTTAGGAATTGTAAACAAGTGCCACATTCCCCCTGATCAAAACATCGGAAAGTTAATTCTGTAGCGacacaaaagagcagaaaatcCTTAACATCAAACAATTAGATTACACATGCAAACAGAGAATAAAGTAACCTTCATTAAAAAGAACTTTCACCCCTTAAGTATAAAATTCCCTCCGAGTCCCTAtacaaatgtgttattttgagCAGATATTATTTTTCTGAAGCATCCTGTAGACCCAAAAGTACATTTAACAAGAAGAGGAATTGATGTCTGGTTCCAACGTAGAATCCTGTGAGTGTGCTTAGAGACGGCTTGCAGCTAATATCTTGTCACGGTTTTCCTCGTACTGGTGCAACATCTTCTGGAGGTCATGGTCAGCAGGAATCAcctgtacacacccacacacacacacacgtctttacAGAGACATCAATAACGTGGCTTAGGGCTCCGGCGGCTCAGTGGAGAGCAGGGTCGTCCTTCTCTCAGAGGATCGGAGGTTTGATCCCCAGCTCTCCAGGTGTGTCCTAGGACAGGAACCCCAAAGAGCCCCCTGTAGCCGTGACTACGCTGTGTGAAGGTTAGATATGGTTGTAGCTCCTACCATCAGtggatgaatgggtgaatgatgacatgtagtgttaaagagaAAGTTCAGTCCATTTTGCATTGCACTTTACAagagggatgaagaggaagccCATTGATTCGAGGGTTAACAGCATGTTCACCCTAACTCACCAGCACAGGAGCAGGTAGAGGAGAAGAGCTCTGCTTGATGAGCCAGTCCTCATACAGCTCGTGGACGGACTCCAGATACTCCTGGTGAACACAATCACTGACACTTTATTGTattcacacaacaacaaaaatgaatgaattaggaAGAGCTTCACTTAAATTAGTTGCACCTTGGCAAAATGTCAATGTTCTTTCCAATTAGTTTCTGGTCAAAGGTGGACACATCTTTCACAAGACTGTCCAATACTTTCCAGATGATTACAGAAAAGTGGGACATAAATCCACTGCATAGGTTTACTTGATGTTTCTCGTGGAAGCATCGATTAGCAATAAAAGATAAATAGTGAGACACTAAATGTTCACCCACACACTGTTCTGTGAATGCGTGTCCTCACCAATGGAATgaccttctcttcttctctgcatcTCTGCTTTAACCTATCGTGGCAGGTCTGAGGAGATGTCCTCAGGTAGACTGGAGCCAGAGGAAAgcagtcattgtgtgtgtggacaaGGACCTTTTGTATGATGTGCAAAAGGTGTGCGAGACAGGATAGGATTGCTATAAGCACTCATCATATCTTCCTTTAGAATGAGTCACTAGGCATTGTCAACCAAACCACATAGCATGGCATGAACAAGCATTAAACAGTACACAACCCCACCCCACCACACCTATACAGGTGCATAGCAGGAATCATCAATACAGATTGAATTCTAATTACACTGTAACTGTAATCTCTCTGTTTCTAGGAGTAAATCAAATCAACCTTAGTGGTTTGTTTCTCTGCTTTGTGAATTCTCACCAATCAGATCAACAGGAAGGGAAATGTTTGCTGTGATCCAATCGAACCACTCGCTGAGCACAGCATAGTCCACCTCAGGCATTTTTCcgctgaaacaaacaaacaattaaagcTGCTGTGCAGCGCGTCAGGCTGGGCGTTTTGAGGACGAAGAATTAATAAACGTTTGAAATCATTTGTCTGGAACTAGTCACACAGCACAATTAATATATGTCTTCTACACATAGTCACAGTAACTTTTTATCTAGATATTAGAGAAGAACAAGTTACATTAAGGCACCTTCATTTCTTGTTATAAATGTATGAGGGAACATTGATGTTTATAATGCTTATTGATGTTGATAAGAAGCAGTACCTGGAGGAACTTAggacccaggggggggggggtcaggtgaggGGAACAACCTGAGGGGAGAACGCCATGGCAGGGAAAGTTCTCACATCTTAGGAGTATTTAAACCGTTCTGCCGGTTCTATTCTCTCTGGGTTTACATGAGCTTGAAGAGCAGTCTGAGGCCCCCCGCCAAGCCAGATCAACACCCCCCCAATGTGACCCATGGCGTAATATCTAAAACCCCTTCAATGGTTTATTAGCTAAATGTTATCTTGAACAGATAGGGCACTCAAATAATGGCATATtttcaataatgaataaataacaaactTAATAACAGAGACTGTATTTTAGATGGTATTTGGGATCCTGCAATGCACAATCAGAAGACTGAGCAGTTCTTAACCCCTGAACTGGTCTGTAGCTTACCCTCGTTCATAAAGGACGGGCTAAATGCAAATGTGAACTCATGCATTTGAACCACACGCTTTAAATCTGTACTGCCTACGTCTATGAAATGTGCTAGCATTAAAGCAGCAAAACGTCAGTGTTCCCCCTACAATAATAATCCACATGGACCTACTCATTTGAGGTTCTGGCTTCTCAAACTACAGGTACCTTCTGAAGAGATTTTCCACAAAGATGCACTTGGCACTGAAGAGGGATCTCTCAATCATCCTAACAGGGGCTGTCTGGAACCCACAAGGAAGGTAGTTACAGCAGATTGTCTGATGAGGTCATTTCATTGCACCATTGCAAGTTTCAGCAATGCAGGTTGACAACATGTTTGTTAACACACAATAGGTGGGGTGTGTTAATAGCAAGCAGCACTGTTACCATGGCTGCCAGGTGTGTATCCAGCATGGTGAGTTGGACATATGTCTGCAGTGTGATGCCCCAGCGCTCAGGATCTTGGTACATCAAAGCCTGCAGgatcagacacacaaaaaatatgCAGAAAACCAAAGGACTGAAACCAGCGTCCCTGGTTTTTGGTGACTGGTTTTGCTTTTTCCATAGTGCCTACAACTAAATGCTAATGTTTTGGTATTATTTTATTGAAAGTACTACTTGAAAACTCCTGGAGCCTATTCTGAAAACATGTTTAGGTCTTCTGCAACGTTAAAAGTCTGATGCCAGTTCAATCAAAACACAAATGGTAACAAGACGGCCATTTCAAATACCAGAGGGTTGTGTCCACGGACATTCCTCCATTTAGAGACTGGCTCTGTAAGGACCTGGAACCAAGAAAGACGTACATCTCCCATCACTAGGGAAGCGCCATCATTACTTAACAGTTACATTGCTGTGCTGAAAACGTAGATTTTACAATCTATATTACATCTGAATGTGGAACATCATGGTGGGAGCATGTGCACATAAATCCACATTATGCACAGTTGAACTGTATAAGgactgtgttttgttgtacctCAATATTGCTAGTGTTTTCAAAATACTTCAGACACGTCGTCTTCCCACTGGCAATGTTCCCCTCAATGCAAATCTGAAAAACAGTGACAAAGGGACGTTCGTTAACCGGCTGGTCCAAGAAATCATCAAGAAAAAGGTCATAACTAGGATATGAACATGCATGTCAAATAGAGTAGACTCACCACTGCTTTCTTATCACACTCATTCCGCGACAGCTTGCCTTCGAAAGAAGACAACATAGTGAGACAAGACTTCACTTCCCACAACTCCCAGTGCTGGCCTCTCTCCGATCAGTAGGCTGCAGCAATGTCACAAGGGAAAAAATATGTTAATATAAACAGTGTACAATATTGtaaataatggctttttatggCTCTGTATTAAAGAGCATTTGgtgggaaaaaacaaacaatgactgtaaagttaaaaatacattgcatgtcatttacCTGACACGAGTTTGTGTAGCActtaaataatgtgtgtgtgtgtatatatacggCAACACATAttatttaagtgctacagtttgttagtggaggtatagtctgaagaggtgtgtctttagtctgaagatgtaaaggctctctgtggtcctgatgtcatcacagagctccttccaccatttaggagcaggacagcaaagagtggtgatctagtcgagtgttttgctctcagtgagggaggaacaagcagcttgatgttgggatggagggtttgaccatgtcctggatgtagactggaccccatccattcacagcatggtacgtgagcaccaatgtttttaactggatgaggcagccactggtaaccagtgaagaaaGCGGAAGAGTGGAGTTAAGTAATTTGACAGCTGTGGAGAAGTTGTTGCCCTTTTTCTTCAAACAATatgtatgaaaataaacaaaataagtcAGCACTGTCATTGTCAGTTTATGCCCACTTTGCATAACTTATTTTGCATAAGCTTATGCAAATAGAAGACAAGGTTTTGTTAGGACTTAACCAAGACCGAACATCAATATTAGGGTAAGTCACAAAGGCTTCTCCCTATCTCCAGATCCAATGGCATGGACAGAAATACGCTGCAGGTCTCGGAATCGTACCTTAATGGTCCACTTCATCGTTTCCACGGCTGTGTTCTCCCGGATACAGCAGCTATAGCTGCGTCTCAATAGGTCGGCTGCATCCTCATAAGCCTGCTCATCATTCGTTGCCGTAAACGTCCCTTTAGCTGCAACTCTGCTGTAGCACTGAGTCCACCCTTTGACTGTCAAGCGCatcaggttgctaggcaacgggagcggCCGAGAAAAGGCTGATGTCCCCATGTAGGTCAGACCGTCCCATTTCAGACCGCTCGGTTCAGCCTGTTCTGTCGTTGCAGGACTCAGCACACGTAGACCACAAAGGTCCTCATGAGGATTCAgccaagacacacacagctaacgGTAGCGTGTCCCGGCCACTTGGATCCCAAATGCAGCGGCACTCACCTCTGGTTCCGCGCGGCGCGCTCCCGGCCGGTGAATGTATCCCTCGAAGTTCAGCACCAACAAACGTTGCACGTCTAGCCAATAGGAGTGGAACACACCTGCACGTTAACGTCACGCCACTAGCCGCCAACATGTCGCCGCACGCACACCTGTCTGCGGGGCTTTGGTGGGTTCACGGtaaacttcttcttcttgttgtttattcttcttcctgcttcgttgtttttcctgctcctccttcttcttcgtgTACTGCATGGACTGTACATGAATGGGACAGCTATTGTTGAAGGCGCCTACTGCCACCTACCTACCACTCTTGATGACACCAAACTACCTGACCATGTTTATCATACATTATCATAGTGTACATCACGTATCCCAGTACAGCTTTCTTTGGGAGACTTTTTACCCTTTTCCCACTTGTCAGGGAATTTTAGACATTTCCTTACTGATCTTTTATTCTCCTGCCTTTACTCCATACTATGCCCACTCCCATTTGCCACGTTGCCATAGATGGTTACATTCTGCAAAAGAACTCAGGAAGTGAGTTCTATCAAGCGCTATTTTGGTATATTCAATTGACTATGATTAAAGCccgttgtttattttattttgtataacatTAGTCCTGTCCTGATGTACTCCAAACCAGCTACTGGCAGTAAtgtgcaaatgtatttttgcctACCGCCAATAAACCTAATttaaggaaagaagaagaagaagaaacctgtTGATTGTTAGACGCTCGTTGGAACCAACGAAGAAGAGTAGCTGAAAGGGTTGTTTGAGGCAGAAAGGATTTGAAACTTTCTTTAAATCTTCGGATAATTACCAAGTTTAATGTAGATTATCTTCAGAGAGAGACTGCTTCGTAAGAGGGATCTTGTGTTTCTAATCATTGGTTCCGCTCGGACTGGCTACATCAGGTAACACAAATATAACTTTAACTTTATTGTATCCGCTTCAACGTCCCGTTACACTTTGCAAAATAAACCAGACAAGGCTACGTTTGGTTAAAAGACTCGTAGGATTCAGTAACTGAGCTCGGTAGGTGGAAGGGATAATAACGCAACATTAACTCACCGTTAATGTGTACAGGGCTAaccgagctaacgttagcctctGTATCGCAGACTCCTTTCCTTTGCTAAGGAACCAGCTCTCTGGATACAGGGTCACGTGGGCTTAGCCTCTGAATCAACACATTCAATTTATTGACCCAAATATAACGATGCCAAAATTCTTGCGTAATTACTATTTTACTGTAACTCTTTGAAGGGTTTGTTTAGATTCTTCACTCACAGTGTCAGTTAAATTGAGAGTTGACAGCAACAGATCCCACTTTGAAACAAACTAGAACTTTTATCTGCTCAAATGGAACAGCTGGTCAGCCAATTGTTCAATTTCCTTTGGTCAAAATGATGTATAAAATGTTGTGTAACTGCTACACTATTCAACGATAGAAAAGTAAGATGAAAGTAGATAGAAAATACCCTGAAATTGAAGCTGAAAAGTCTGCATCCAAAGCACTTGATAGTTTCATTTAAACTCATTGTGGTTGAGTACAGAGTATCTTAAATGCTCCatctatatacatatgtatggtgtttgtttattattaataatacaagTAATAACTTAATAACTGCACAAACACTTTCATTATGGGGCGCATTCcactgaaaataaatgtctcAATTTTTCTTGTCAGAATgagctcctccttcctctctccttccccatctcctccccctgccccctttcccctcctctcctcctgctctctggtTCACTGTCCTGAGCTCGACCTGTCCGTCACACTCAGCGCCCCTCCCAAGACCAGCCAGACGCACTTGAAACCTAGCTCACCGAAGAATGGTCAGCAAAGTGAGCAACCACAGACGAAGCCCCGCCCTCAAGGACAGACAGGAAGACCGGTAATTATGTTCTCCTTTAGTTCTGGGCTGGATTCGGATTGTCAAAGAAATGACCTCCTAACGTgtattcctaaccactattccttgacctctgtggaaaagtTCACGGGGTGAAGGAAAGATGGTAAGGAGAATTCATGTGTTAGGAAAGAAAAACCGCAGTTTAGGGAATCTGACTCCACTTTCAAAAAGCTACATATTTCTGATGCGACGGGAGACGCATGTTAGTGACGCCAGTCTGCAGTTTCTCTCaagatggactacaaagaagcatcttagatgccttcatgtgttgtcacagtgctgagtcatgcagacgacaTAAACAACCAGGTTCAAGTATGACTTTATTAACATCACACATAAACGAGTTATGCTCACGGTTACTCACATGATCTTTTTATGTTTCTTGGTCATGATCGTTATTTCTCATGTGcctatttaaatattgcaaggaattgtgggacggaatgatctcctttcctttggtaAAGGATGGTCCAATGGATGCTTAGCATTAGAGAATATGGCCACTACTGCCaggtcatttcactcagttaggTTTTGACAATTGGACAGTTCAAATCCAGCCccgatgtgtttttgtgacaacATCATTCCTTTAGTTGTGATTTGTACAAGGTTTTGAtgacatatttttttctttaggtGTTTTTTAAAGAGCCGCTGGATGTCAAGGTAACGCTGGAGCTGAGCACAGACGCCCCGACTAAgcacaggaggagcagagaatATCACCACGGTAACCACAGATGGACAATTAGGATTGAGGGCCCTATCTGGCACCCAATGCAAAGGCAATCTACTTTCTCTGTCCATCCATGCCTGGCCTACTGcgcttttgtgtgttgttgtgataGTCTCATAGACGTCAGCAACCAGATTCGGCCTTATGGGGGAGCCCCCATGGTTCCAGGCAGGGTTTAGGCATCCTAATcatcacacactctctctcccgACCGGACTAGACTGGACACTGGTTGCTAGTCAAAGCAATAATGAAAAACctgttctttctctcctctcatttATGTAGCCCCCACACAGTGGGTGGAGTCCACTGGTGCAGCATCCAATCAAGATCCACGCTTTCTCAATAAGATGGAGCTAAACAGCACTCTGGCTCTGAAGGCGGAACTTCAGTCACTGCAGGTT containing:
- the si:ch211-189a15.5 gene encoding uncharacterized protein si:ch211-189a15.5, with amino-acid sequence MSLMKDGTRSEDLSQVSRQQLYGDYVHFYLQPRAEVAPCCDPSLLHQAARYLRGGPEPPGPFTVFPFHRAVAHHRACSSAYGRKHLCAFSRATQLLETIGLNLFLQPWKKEIRTLKTFTGAFIYGLVPVFSSSTIQSVLASIGYVPRPDTQQSEYRLREDANPDRAMLLAFELLLARVECDHLLEILEKDQLEPQEFLKVLQERMGPSKPDGPTEKKAGRRDNEEEDQKMEEVPLNLDSRLAVEPQAEPRGCPLVGVDQSIMEMQMTYPDLAFRGRPLLTDKPKRTNRTRRDVPTTSTSDPNGDSKGPEVPKIERIKGTHTTTQSKDHSRADEVDDDQCRGSGCNICNSDGSREDGQLRALHITLRAASEAEQTLKHGEPTAETPAWTPADVQNKRKEKSPALSSTDRVQRKTERVQDTKQEVERKQENNRDEGHTPGERSGAGEETVLIGPEPSHAASRSPQCDPAMVEEQKQHTGCPHVPPATGTAGSQSFEGGDGAEQQESKDTVRDEEQLTKSFVMVELHKK
- the tk2 gene encoding thymidine kinase 2, mitochondrial isoform X2 — protein: MLSSFEGKLSRNECDKKAVICIEGNIASGKTTCLKYFENTSNIEVLTEPVSKWRNVRGHNPLALMYQDPERWGITLQTYVQLTMLDTHLAAMTAPVRMIERSLFSAKCIFVENLFRSGKMPEVDYAVLSEWFDWITANISLPVDLIVYLRTSPQTCHDRLKQRCREEEKVIPLEYLESVHELYEDWLIKQSSSPLPAPVLVIPADHDLQKMLHQYEENRDKILAASRL
- the tk2 gene encoding thymidine kinase 2, mitochondrial isoform X1 → MLAASGVTLTCRCVPLLLARRATFVGAELRGIHSPAGSAPRGTRGKLSRNECDKKAVICIEGNIASGKTTCLKYFENTSNIEVLTEPVSKWRNVRGHNPLALMYQDPERWGITLQTYVQLTMLDTHLAAMTAPVRMIERSLFSAKCIFVENLFRSGKMPEVDYAVLSEWFDWITANISLPVDLIVYLRTSPQTCHDRLKQRCREEEKVIPLEYLESVHELYEDWLIKQSSSPLPAPVLVIPADHDLQKMLHQYEENRDKILAASRL
- the tk2 gene encoding thymidine kinase 2, mitochondrial isoform X3, with the translated sequence MYQDPERWGITLQTYVQLTMLDTHLAAMTAPVRMIERSLFSAKCIFVENLFRSGKMPEVDYAVLSEWFDWITANISLPVDLIVYLRTSPQTCHDRLKQRCREEEKVIPLEYLESVHELYEDWLIKQSSSPLPAPVLVIPADHDLQKMLHQYEENRDKILAASRL
- the ppp1r35 gene encoding protein phosphatase 1 regulatory subunit 35 → MSSSFLSPSPSPPPAPFPLLSSCSLVHCPELDLSVTLSAPPKTSQTHLKPSSPKNGQQSEQPQTKPRPQGQTGRPVFFKEPLDVKVTLELSTDAPTKHRRSREYHHAPTQWVESTGAASNQDPRFLNKMELNSTLALKAELQSLQRAEFNSQKAIQETLRRSERTKNLINTKATEEVNVSRSQLLFTSLVGVDVQEDQLISQVLQHRLPLPCNGNKAADGPSLLFFMNSDHLREKPVPLNEEPVSCKPRPSPCPADSAFDLHRRGRC